One part of the Microlunatus elymi genome encodes these proteins:
- a CDS encoding LacI family DNA-binding transcriptional regulator, producing the protein MARVGIREVAAYAGVSMGTVSHFLNHPDRVSAQKADRIQQAIDQLGFVRNNAARQLRLGHSTTIAYIAPDVSNPFFSTLAEGAEERAAEAGYSVFLANSKGERHREDSYLALFQEYGVRGLLVGSPLPIEDRLQAIRRHGTPSVLVGRRAGSELQPSVSIDDVLGGRLAAEHLIKTGRRRIAFVGGPISVQQVSDRLQGASVAVRESGTATLEVIDVGTRLIATGHEVGAAIAARPRTARPTAIFTANDLIAIGLAQTLSTSGIDIGADIAIVGYDNIEYAENAIVPLSSIRPPHEEFGRAAIDLLLETIDSDGPLAEPHRVFAPELVIRASSAKSRTRRRS; encoded by the coding sequence ATGGCTCGGGTGGGGATCCGCGAGGTCGCGGCGTACGCCGGCGTGTCGATGGGTACGGTCTCCCATTTCCTCAATCATCCCGACCGGGTGTCGGCTCAGAAGGCCGACCGGATCCAGCAGGCCATCGATCAGCTCGGATTCGTTCGCAACAACGCAGCCCGGCAACTGCGACTGGGTCACAGCACGACCATCGCCTACATCGCGCCGGATGTCTCGAATCCGTTCTTCAGCACGCTGGCCGAGGGTGCCGAGGAGCGCGCGGCAGAGGCCGGCTACTCCGTCTTCCTGGCCAACTCGAAAGGTGAACGGCACCGCGAGGACTCGTACCTGGCGCTGTTCCAGGAGTACGGGGTGCGCGGACTGCTGGTCGGTTCGCCGTTGCCGATCGAAGATCGCCTGCAGGCGATTCGCCGCCACGGCACGCCGTCGGTGCTGGTCGGCCGGCGGGCCGGATCCGAGCTGCAGCCCTCGGTGTCGATCGACGACGTGCTCGGCGGCCGCCTGGCAGCCGAGCACTTGATCAAGACCGGCCGTCGCCGGATCGCCTTCGTCGGCGGGCCGATCAGCGTCCAGCAGGTGTCCGATCGCTTGCAGGGCGCCAGTGTTGCCGTACGAGAGTCGGGCACCGCAACGCTGGAGGTGATCGACGTCGGCACCCGGCTGATCGCCACCGGGCACGAGGTGGGTGCGGCGATTGCGGCCAGGCCGCGGACGGCCCGGCCGACCGCGATCTTCACCGCCAACGACCTGATCGCGATCGGCCTGGCGCAGACCTTGAGCACCTCGGGCATCGACATCGGTGCAGACATCGCGATCGTCGGCTACGACAACATCGAGTACGCGGAGAATGCGATCGTGCCGCTCAGCTCGATCCGCCCGCCGCACGAGGAATTCGGCCGAGCAGCCATCGATCTCCTGCTGGAAACCATCGACAGCGACGGGCCGCTGGCCGAACCACACCGAGTCTTCGCGCCCGAGCTGGTGATCCGGGCCAGCAGCGCCAAGAGCCGAACTCGCCGGCGCAGTTGA